From a region of the Fischerella sp. JS2 genome:
- a CDS encoding energy-coupling factor ABC transporter ATP-binding protein produces the protein MLYLRNVVYHPTACPTAILKSINLDLAPQQLGLIIGPSGSGKSTLLEILSGLAEPTSGSVAWHEQTLTAEELQQLGGLVFQFPERHFCGGTILEELRLGHPELGTQRVKEALQEVGLEHLSLATSPQALSGGQQRRLALAVQLIRQPHLLLLDEPTAGLDWSMRRQLVNLLAKLKKDWTLLIVTHDAGDMLAVADRCWSIKHGELEAIDPLTLKSKVEEPLSVV, from the coding sequence ATGCTCTATCTCAGAAATGTAGTTTACCATCCCACAGCTTGTCCAACAGCAATTCTCAAATCAATTAATCTGGACTTGGCACCCCAGCAGTTGGGTTTGATTATTGGACCAAGTGGTTCTGGAAAAAGTACGTTACTCGAAATTTTATCCGGACTAGCTGAACCTACATCCGGTTCTGTTGCTTGGCACGAACAAACCCTGACTGCCGAAGAGTTACAACAATTAGGGGGTTTAGTATTTCAGTTTCCTGAACGGCATTTTTGCGGTGGTACGATTTTAGAAGAATTACGCTTAGGACATCCAGAGTTAGGAACACAAAGAGTTAAAGAAGCGCTGCAAGAAGTGGGATTAGAGCATTTATCATTGGCTACATCACCCCAAGCTTTGAGCGGAGGCCAGCAGCGACGTTTAGCCCTAGCTGTGCAATTGATTCGTCAACCACACTTATTATTACTTGATGAACCTACTGCCGGCTTGGATTGGTCGATGCGTCGGCAGTTAGTCAATTTATTAGCAAAACTTAAAAAAGATTGGACTCTGTTGATAGTAACTCACGATGCAGGAGATATGTTAGCAGTCGCCGACCGTTGCTGGAGTATCAAACATGGTGAACTAGAGGCAATTGACCCTTTGACCCTCAAAAGCAAGGTTGAAGAACCCCTTTCGGTGGTGTGA
- a CDS encoding pyridoxamine 5'-phosphate oxidase family protein: protein MSFHSGEIAVQTQAGVREEAQRLCSLINNVIKPTAQEFLRTQQLVIASTVDAKGRVWASLLTGQPAFVEVLNQQTLQINAFLLPENLLYQNLHDNPHIGLLVIDLVNRRRLRLNGKAEIQPAGEIKVSIEQAFFNCPKYIQVRHLETGITESLENPVVFTRQALNEKDKYWITQADTFFIASSHPEVGADASHRGGYPGFVQVVHSNKLVFPDYAGNNMFQTFGNLAINASAGLLFIDFEKGHTLQLTGKAEVIWDAERLNSFTGAQRLVNFEINQILVTQNATPLRWRFGEYSPVNPK, encoded by the coding sequence ATGTCTTTTCATTCTGGAGAAATTGCAGTCCAAACCCAGGCGGGGGTACGAGAAGAAGCACAACGTTTGTGCAGTCTAATTAATAATGTCATTAAGCCAACTGCTCAAGAATTCCTCCGCACTCAGCAGTTGGTTATTGCTAGTACAGTAGATGCAAAAGGCAGAGTTTGGGCATCGTTACTCACGGGACAACCTGCTTTTGTAGAAGTGTTAAACCAGCAGACTTTACAAATTAATGCATTTCTCTTACCAGAGAATTTACTGTATCAGAACCTGCACGATAATCCACACATCGGTCTACTTGTAATTGATTTGGTAAATCGTAGGCGTTTGCGTCTCAATGGCAAAGCGGAGATTCAGCCAGCAGGTGAGATAAAAGTCAGTATTGAGCAAGCTTTTTTTAATTGTCCTAAGTATATTCAAGTGCGTCACTTAGAAACAGGGATAACAGAATCTCTAGAAAACCCTGTAGTCTTTACCAGACAAGCTTTGAATGAGAAGGATAAATACTGGATTACCCAAGCCGATACTTTTTTCATTGCTAGTTCCCATCCAGAGGTTGGTGCAGACGCATCGCATCGAGGCGGATATCCAGGATTTGTACAAGTTGTGCATAGCAACAAGCTAGTGTTTCCCGATTATGCTGGTAACAATATGTTTCAAACCTTCGGCAACTTGGCTATAAATGCAAGTGCAGGTTTATTGTTTATTGATTTTGAAAAGGGACATACTCTGCAATTAACAGGGAAAGCAGAAGTGATTTGGGATGCAGAGCGCTTAAATAGTTTTACTGGGGCGCAACGTTTGGTTAATTTTGAGATAAACCAAATTTTGGTAACTCAAAATGCTACTCCCTTACGCTGGCGATTTGGGGAATATTCACCAGTGAATCCAAAATGA
- a CDS encoding Sll0314/Alr1548 family TPR repeat-containing protein: MSKWFPSMQAIRSTKLETFVQVGIAATLFLNVWVNPSVAADPFRAKEARNIGDKTEAAFKAIFQQGDYKAAETYLQQALVSEPNEPLAYAMKASLAYTNKDWTTLDTYSKKTLEIGQKLITSDPLRGNIYTAVGHFLEGAALVRRQGTVNGATQALNKLQEVYKHLDKAEAISPNDPELNLLKGYMDLMLAVNLPFANPQQAIERLDKNAGPEYLADRGIAYGYRDLKQYNQALEYANRALKATSNNPEVYYLKAQILRGMAGKEKNQKLLQEAVINFDQALAKKSQLPADLVKQIERERRKTAQDIAHAQR; this comes from the coding sequence ATGAGTAAATGGTTTCCATCTATGCAAGCAATTCGGTCTACTAAGCTTGAAACCTTTGTCCAAGTAGGTATTGCAGCAACTTTATTTCTAAATGTATGGGTTAATCCTTCTGTTGCTGCTGATCCTTTTCGCGCCAAAGAAGCACGTAATATCGGTGACAAAACTGAGGCAGCTTTTAAAGCTATTTTCCAACAGGGAGACTACAAAGCAGCAGAAACTTACCTGCAACAGGCATTAGTCAGCGAACCTAATGAACCTTTAGCCTATGCAATGAAGGCATCGCTAGCATACACCAACAAAGATTGGACAACTCTAGATACTTACAGCAAAAAAACTTTAGAAATTGGGCAAAAGTTAATTACGAGCGACCCGTTGCGTGGTAATATTTACACTGCTGTCGGTCATTTCTTAGAGGGAGCAGCACTGGTTCGTCGTCAAGGTACTGTCAACGGTGCTACACAGGCATTAAATAAGTTACAAGAAGTCTATAAGCATTTAGATAAAGCAGAGGCTATTTCTCCCAATGATCCAGAACTCAATTTACTCAAGGGTTACATGGACTTGATGCTAGCTGTAAACTTGCCTTTTGCCAATCCCCAACAGGCAATTGAACGCTTAGACAAAAATGCTGGTCCTGAGTACTTGGCGGATCGGGGTATTGCCTATGGGTATCGAGATTTAAAACAGTACAACCAAGCACTGGAATATGCAAATCGTGCTTTAAAGGCGACATCTAATAATCCAGAGGTATATTACCTGAAAGCTCAAATTTTGCGGGGGATGGCAGGAAAAGAGAAAAATCAAAAACTTTTACAGGAAGCAGTAATAAATTTTGACCAAGCACTGGCGAAGAAATCTCAACTACCAGCAGATTTGGTAAAACAAATTGAACGTGAACGCCGCAAAACTGCACAGGATATTGCTCACGCTCAAAGGTAG
- a CDS encoding NUDIX hydrolase yields the protein MNKSQQIRVKVFGLIHDEKRLFVCEGYDSVKQQKYYRALGGSIEFGETSRAALEREFQEEIQAELTNIRYQGCLENLFIFEGKPGHEIVQIYECDFVEQKFYQIQELIFTELTYNYPQKALWVDIYRCKSGELRLVPEQFLEFL from the coding sequence ATGAATAAATCTCAACAAATTCGTGTCAAAGTATTCGGACTAATTCACGATGAAAAACGCCTATTTGTTTGTGAAGGATATGACTCTGTTAAGCAACAAAAATACTATCGGGCATTAGGTGGTAGCATTGAATTTGGCGAAACTAGCCGCGCCGCCTTGGAAAGAGAGTTTCAAGAAGAAATTCAAGCAGAATTAACTAATATTCGTTATCAGGGTTGTTTAGAAAATCTATTTATTTTTGAAGGTAAGCCAGGACATGAAATAGTCCAAATTTATGAATGCGATTTTGTCGAACAAAAGTTTTACCAGATTCAGGAATTAATTTTTACTGAATTGACATATAATTATCCTCAAAAGGCGCTTTGGGTTGATATTTATCGCTGCAAATCAGGAGAATTGAGATTAGTACCTGAGCAGTTTTTAGAATTTTTATAA
- a CDS encoding NUDIX hydrolase: MHKQNEIRVLALGLIRDGNRVFISQGYDPQTQETFYRAMGGGVDFGETSFAALQREFYEEIQAELTNIHYLGCLENIFTYNGQLGHEIIQLYQCDFAEPKFYQLEKIVFTESKRQKTALWIEISRFQSRELKLVPEQFLEFLIKKT, encoded by the coding sequence ATGCATAAACAAAACGAAATTCGTGTCCTAGCTTTGGGATTAATTCGCGATGGTAATCGTGTTTTTATTTCCCAAGGCTATGACCCACAAACACAGGAAACTTTTTACCGTGCTATGGGTGGTGGAGTAGACTTTGGTGAAACGAGTTTTGCAGCCCTACAGCGCGAATTTTATGAAGAAATTCAAGCAGAACTAACTAATATTCATTACTTAGGCTGTTTAGAAAATATCTTTACTTATAATGGTCAGCTTGGACACGAAATCATTCAACTTTATCAATGTGATTTTGCGGAACCCAAATTTTATCAGTTAGAAAAAATAGTATTTACTGAAAGTAAGCGGCAAAAAACTGCTCTTTGGATAGAAATTAGTCGCTTTCAATCTAGAGAATTAAAATTAGTGCCAGAGCAATTTTTAGAGTTTTTAATAAAAAAAACATGA
- the hpsO gene encoding hormogonium polysaccharide biosynthesis glycosyltransferase HpsO: protein MKILVASHTYIVDLNCEKLRTLSQLEPNIEVTVVVPKKWQPGGVQNKIIESKYREKGQFRIVPVSNFSQNHQGLLTFGKDLISLLRQFRPQIIQVEQASRSLAYAQMITLNKLLDLKAKNLFFTWWNLPYKLKFPASLLEKYNLQNSHGIISGNQDGAEILRQRGYQGPIKVMPQLGVDERVFQPQPQPELARQLGIQPEEFIVGFVGRFVKEKGLLTLIDALTLLPKDQPWKLLLLGRGDLRTELINKAIENKIQDRIIIVESVLHDQVCRYINLMNTLVLPSETTYKIKTLTAIGWKEQFGHVLIEAMACQVPVIGSDSGEIPHVIGDAGLVFPEGNAQALANCILQLIEKPDFAQTLGEIGYQKAMAQYTNKALAKQQLEFYQELINIQKQ from the coding sequence ATGAAAATATTAGTTGCTAGCCATACTTATATTGTAGACCTTAACTGCGAAAAATTACGCACATTATCTCAGCTAGAACCTAATATCGAAGTAACAGTTGTAGTACCAAAAAAGTGGCAACCTGGAGGAGTTCAAAACAAAATTATCGAATCAAAATATCGTGAAAAAGGTCAATTTCGCATCGTACCTGTTTCTAATTTTAGTCAAAATCATCAAGGTCTGCTGACTTTTGGTAAAGATTTAATATCTTTGTTGCGACAGTTTCGCCCTCAAATCATTCAAGTAGAACAAGCTTCGAGAAGTCTTGCTTATGCTCAAATGATTACCTTAAATAAATTATTAGACCTGAAAGCAAAAAACTTATTTTTTACTTGGTGGAATTTACCATACAAATTAAAATTTCCAGCTTCTTTATTAGAAAAATATAATCTGCAAAATAGCCACGGTATTATTTCTGGCAATCAAGACGGTGCTGAGATTTTACGTCAACGTGGATACCAAGGCCCAATAAAAGTCATGCCTCAATTAGGTGTAGATGAACGTGTATTTCAACCCCAACCCCAACCAGAATTAGCCAGACAATTAGGTATTCAACCCGAGGAATTTATTGTTGGTTTCGTGGGGCGATTTGTGAAAGAAAAAGGCTTGTTAACCCTCATAGATGCTTTAACCCTTCTACCAAAAGATCAACCTTGGAAACTACTGCTACTTGGACGTGGAGACTTACGAACAGAGTTAATCAATAAAGCTATAGAAAACAAAATTCAAGACAGAATCATCATCGTAGAAAGCGTACTCCATGATCAAGTTTGTAGATATATCAACTTAATGAATACCCTGGTACTACCATCAGAAACAACATACAAAATTAAAACATTAACAGCCATTGGTTGGAAAGAACAATTCGGTCACGTATTAATCGAAGCAATGGCTTGTCAAGTCCCTGTCATTGGTTCTGATTCTGGTGAAATTCCTCACGTAATTGGTGATGCTGGTTTAGTATTCCCTGAAGGAAATGCCCAAGCCCTTGCTAATTGCATACTCCAATTAATAGAAAAGCCAGATTTTGCTCAAACTTTAGGTGAAATAGGCTACCAAAAAGCAATGGCACAATATACGAACAAAGCTCTAGCAAAACAACAACTAGAATTTTATCAAGAATTAATCAATATTCAAAAACAATAA
- a CDS encoding DUF3531 family protein — protein sequence MKIQFREFNPFDLWIWLKFSTMPSQREKEYVEELFDSWFYMGKLGAFNAENLQVQETGLDLSYMNYDSDAYDRTLLALMHNKGDFEYQGQWGRCWFDLGTSDAIALDILINALQQLGVEYVTIDEVYIGGENDDWPVEESDSRPSFIYDN from the coding sequence ATGAAAATCCAGTTTCGTGAATTTAACCCTTTTGATTTGTGGATTTGGCTGAAGTTCAGTACTATGCCTTCACAACGTGAAAAGGAGTACGTAGAAGAACTTTTTGATTCCTGGTTTTACATGGGTAAACTGGGTGCATTTAATGCTGAAAATCTCCAGGTACAGGAAACAGGGTTAGATCTCAGCTATATGAATTATGACTCTGATGCGTATGATAGAACTTTGTTAGCACTAATGCACAACAAAGGTGACTTTGAGTATCAGGGTCAATGGGGGCGTTGCTGGTTTGATTTGGGAACTTCAGATGCGATCGCCTTAGATATTCTCATTAACGCCCTGCAACAGCTGGGTGTAGAATACGTCACCATTGATGAAGTTTACATCGGCGGCGAAAATGATGACTGGCCTGTCGAAGAAAGTGACAGTCGTCCTTCGTTTATATATGATAACTAG
- a CDS encoding NB-ARC domain-containing protein, whose amino-acid sequence MATLKASQQGLAKIKQARIAKGWSVDDFRWIQSASEILGVCWQEQGVLALGISEGTWKRFLAGKYPINAEAFKAYCQVLELSWEDVVEKKAEGRKQKAEGRRQKAESISHILNSPHLPIAPNPHSLGGMGPVSSPPPHPYTDWGEAPDVAIFYGRAEELNTVQRWIVQENCRLVMLLGMGGIGKTTLAVKLAQQIVVETRHVESLHCVIWRSLRNAPPAEDILAELIQFLSRQQETNLPANLEGRILLLLKYLRSLRCLLILDNAESILRSGDRTGSYRPGYEGYGQLFRCIAETSHQSCLLLTSREKPKGLSQFEGELLPVRSVQLTGLPENEGRSLFSVKGKFTATDAQWQILISRYGGNPLALKIVASAIRDFFDSNISQFLDISQQSAFIFDDIRDLLNQQFYRLTDLEREIMYWLAINREPVSLRDLQADFVTKVLSREMLESLSSLQRRSLIEKSASSFTQQPVVMEYVTNQLIEQVSQEIITQKIAIFRSHALLKAQTKDYVRETQTGLILQPIVNELIAQLGSPENIASCLSQILSHLQRKSRQETGYAGGNVLNLLHQAQVDFSGYDFSNLTVWQAYLQNVNLHDVNFAGSDLSSCVFTETLGNILSATFSSDGQLLATCDTDCHVRLWEVKTGKLLLICQGHTNWVRSVMFSPDSETIASCGADQTVRLWNVRDGICIKTLIEHNHETFSVAFSPDGLTLASASGDHTVKLWDIRDGICLKTLIGHTDWVRCVAFSPDGKTLASSSADHTIKLWDVATGKCLKTLTEHHGWVRSIAFSPDGQTLASGSGDRTIKLWNYHTGKCIKTYTGHTNSVYAVAFSPQGEILVSGSGDHTVKLWDCHSHTCIKTLHRQTNEVCCVAFSPDNQTIACVSLDQTMRLWDYGNGQCLKTWYGNTDWALPVIFSPNGQIIASGSNDQTVKLWDRETSKCLVSLEGHTDFIYGLAFHPNGDILASASTDATVRLWNVNTGRCLQILQGHTDWAYSVAFHPQGEMVASGSADCTIKLWNWHTGQCLQTFTGHRDKIFAIAFSPDGKMFASASADQTVKLWNYESGLLQTLAAHDARIYAAIFSPNPSPPLLSRVGGVLATCSTDQTIKLWDWQTGKCLRTLTGHTNWVFSIAYSPDGLTLASASHDQTVRIWDVKTGECRHICVGHTHLVSAVAFSPNGQFVASGSQDQTVRVWDAKTGECIRMLRAKRLYEGMNITGVKGLTDATLLTLQALGAVVEQ is encoded by the coding sequence GTGGCTACTCTCAAAGCTTCTCAACAGGGATTAGCAAAAATTAAGCAAGCCAGAATTGCCAAAGGGTGGTCTGTCGATGATTTTAGATGGATTCAGTCAGCTAGTGAAATTTTAGGAGTTTGTTGGCAAGAACAAGGAGTTCTGGCTTTAGGCATTTCAGAAGGAACTTGGAAGCGCTTCCTAGCAGGAAAATACCCAATTAATGCTGAGGCGTTTAAAGCCTACTGCCAAGTTTTGGAACTGAGTTGGGAAGACGTGGTAGAGAAGAAGGCAGAAGGCAGGAAACAGAAGGCAGAAGGCAGAAGGCAGAAGGCAGAAAGTATAAGCCATATTCTAAATTCTCCCCATCTCCCCATTGCCCCTAATCCCCACTCTCTTGGAGGAATGGGGCCGGTGAGTTCCCCACCTCCCCATCCTTACACAGACTGGGGCGAAGCGCCTGACGTTGCAATTTTTTATGGACGTGCAGAAGAATTAAACACAGTTCAACGCTGGATTGTGCAAGAAAATTGCCGCTTGGTGATGCTGCTGGGGATGGGTGGAATTGGTAAAACCACTTTGGCAGTAAAGCTGGCGCAACAAATTGTTGTAGAGACACGACATGTGGAATCTCTACATTGTGTAATTTGGCGCAGTCTTCGCAATGCTCCCCCAGCTGAAGATATTTTGGCTGAGTTGATTCAGTTTTTATCCAGACAGCAGGAAACAAATTTACCAGCTAACTTAGAAGGCAGAATTTTGCTGTTACTAAAATATTTACGTTCGTTGCGTTGTCTGTTGATTCTGGATAATGCTGAGTCAATTTTACGCTCAGGCGATCGCACGGGTAGTTATCGTCCAGGATACGAAGGTTACGGTCAACTTTTTCGCTGTATCGCTGAAACTTCACACCAAAGTTGTCTGCTGTTGACTTCACGGGAAAAACCGAAAGGACTATCTCAATTCGAGGGTGAACTTTTACCTGTACGTTCTGTGCAACTTACAGGTTTACCAGAGAATGAAGGACGTTCATTATTTAGCGTCAAAGGAAAGTTTACAGCTACAGATGCTCAATGGCAAATCTTGATTTCCCGCTATGGTGGTAATCCTCTGGCTCTCAAGATTGTAGCGTCTGCGATCCGAGATTTTTTTGATAGTAATATTTCGCAGTTTTTAGATATTTCTCAGCAAAGTGCATTTATCTTCGACGATATCCGCGACTTACTCAATCAACAGTTTTATCGTCTCACAGATTTAGAACGGGAAATTATGTACTGGTTAGCAATTAACCGCGAACCAGTTTCATTACGGGATCTGCAAGCAGATTTTGTTACTAAAGTCCTATCCCGTGAAATGTTGGAATCACTCAGTTCTTTGCAAAGGCGATCGCTAATTGAAAAAAGCGCCAGTAGCTTTACTCAACAACCAGTGGTGATGGAATATGTAACCAACCAATTAATTGAGCAGGTTAGTCAAGAGATAATCACTCAGAAAATAGCCATTTTTAGAAGCCATGCTTTGCTGAAAGCGCAAACCAAGGATTATGTGCGAGAAACTCAAACTGGTTTGATCCTGCAACCGATTGTGAATGAATTGATCGCACAACTTGGTAGTCCTGAAAATATTGCTAGTTGTCTGAGTCAAATTCTTTCGCATCTTCAAAGAAAATCACGGCAAGAAACCGGGTATGCAGGGGGAAATGTACTTAATCTTCTGCATCAAGCACAGGTTGATTTCAGTGGCTATGACTTCTCCAATCTAACTGTTTGGCAAGCTTATCTTCAGAATGTAAACCTGCATGATGTGAATTTTGCAGGTTCAGATTTATCCTCATGTGTTTTTACGGAAACGCTAGGTAATATTTTGTCAGCTACTTTTAGCTCAGACGGTCAGCTTTTAGCAACCTGCGACACCGACTGTCATGTCCGTCTGTGGGAGGTGAAAACAGGAAAATTATTGTTGATTTGTCAGGGTCACACCAACTGGGTACGCTCAGTTATGTTTAGTCCAGATAGTGAGACGATCGCAAGCTGTGGAGCTGATCAGACTGTAAGGTTATGGAATGTACGGGATGGCATATGTATAAAAACGTTGATTGAACACAATCATGAGACTTTTTCCGTAGCATTTAGTCCCGATGGTTTAACCTTAGCCAGTGCTAGTGGCGATCACACAGTCAAACTCTGGGATATCCGTGATGGTATTTGCCTGAAAACGCTGATTGGACATACAGATTGGGTGCGTTGTGTTGCATTTAGTCCCGATGGGAAAACTTTGGCAAGTAGTAGTGCCGATCACACAATTAAGCTATGGGATGTTGCTACAGGCAAGTGCTTAAAAACACTGACAGAACATCATGGTTGGGTGCGTTCAATAGCCTTTAGTCCAGATGGGCAAACTTTAGCCAGTGGGAGTGGCGATCGCACCATCAAACTTTGGAATTATCACACAGGTAAATGCATAAAAACATATACTGGACATACCAACAGCGTCTATGCAGTGGCTTTTAGCCCTCAAGGAGAAATACTCGTTAGTGGTAGTGGCGATCATACTGTAAAACTTTGGGATTGTCATAGCCACACTTGTATCAAAACACTACACAGACAAACCAATGAAGTTTGTTGCGTTGCTTTCAGTCCAGATAATCAAACCATCGCTTGCGTCAGCTTAGACCAAACCATGCGGTTATGGGATTATGGTAATGGACAATGTTTAAAAACTTGGTACGGCAATACAGATTGGGCGCTGCCTGTTATCTTCAGTCCCAATGGGCAAATTATAGCCAGTGGTAGTAATGATCAAACTGTGAAACTATGGGACAGGGAAACAAGCAAATGTCTTGTCAGCCTAGAAGGACATACAGACTTTATTTACGGTCTGGCTTTTCATCCTAACGGAGATATATTAGCTAGTGCTAGCACTGATGCCACAGTGCGATTGTGGAATGTAAACACAGGGCGATGTTTGCAAATTTTACAAGGACACACAGACTGGGCTTATAGTGTGGCTTTTCACCCCCAAGGTGAGATGGTTGCTAGTGGGAGTGCTGATTGTACGATTAAACTATGGAACTGGCACACCGGGCAATGTCTGCAAACTTTTACTGGTCATCGAGATAAAATTTTTGCGATCGCCTTTAGTCCAGACGGAAAAATGTTCGCTAGTGCCAGTGCTGATCAAACTGTGAAACTATGGAATTATGAAAGTGGTCTTCTGCAAACTTTAGCCGCTCATGATGCCAGGATTTACGCTGCGATATTTAGCCCAAATCCTTCGCCTCCCTTATTAAGCAGGGTTGGGGGGGTCTTAGCGACTTGCAGCACAGACCAAACAATTAAACTTTGGGATTGGCAGACGGGGAAATGTCTGAGAACTCTTACAGGACATACAAACTGGGTTTTTTCGATTGCTTACAGTCCAGATGGGCTAACTCTTGCTAGTGCTTCCCATGACCAAACAGTGAGAATTTGGGATGTGAAAACTGGGGAATGTCGTCATATCTGCGTTGGACATACTCATTTGGTATCTGCTGTGGCTTTTAGTCCAAATGGGCAATTTGTTGCTAGTGGTTCCCAAGACCAAACAGTGAGGGTTTGGGATGCAAAGACAGGAGAGTGTATAAGAATGTTGAGGGCAAAAAGACTTTATGA
- the hpsP gene encoding hormogonium polysaccharide biosynthesis glycosyltransferase HpsP, with the protein MHILQIVPSISLIYGGPSQMVLGLAPALAKEGVKVTVITTNSNGDNGQKPLDVTLNVPHQKDGYEIIYFRCAPFRRYKFSLDLCKWLNRYAQEFDVAHIHALFSPISSAAAAICRQQKLPYILRPLGTLDPADLQKKKYLKQIYAAILECGNIANAAALHFTSVQEAKISERFGVATQDLVIPLGVIPPKQDGENLVRQQFGIAANLPLVLFMSRIDPKKGLSLLIPALEKLLAEGLNFHFVLAGTNPQDPVYEQKIKSQIDNSTLRSHTSITGFVTGELKSSLLQAADLFVLPSYYENFGIAVAEAMVAGTPVVISDQVHICQQVHESQSGWVTTTDVLALTESLRTALQNPAECQRRGLNAKEYALHNYSWDAIARQIIQAYKQILVSR; encoded by the coding sequence ATGCATATTCTACAGATTGTCCCTTCCATTTCCCTAATTTATGGTGGACCTAGTCAAATGGTACTGGGATTAGCCCCGGCTTTAGCAAAAGAAGGTGTAAAAGTAACTGTGATCACAACTAATAGTAATGGTGATAACGGTCAAAAACCTCTAGATGTCACCTTAAATGTCCCTCATCAAAAAGATGGTTATGAAATAATTTATTTTCGTTGTGCCCCTTTTCGTCGCTACAAATTTTCTCTTGATTTATGCAAGTGGTTAAATCGCTATGCCCAAGAGTTTGATGTAGCCCATATTCATGCACTTTTCTCTCCTATTAGTAGTGCTGCTGCGGCAATTTGTCGTCAACAAAAACTACCTTATATTTTGCGTCCTTTAGGTACTCTTGATCCAGCCGATTTACAAAAGAAAAAATACCTGAAACAAATTTATGCTGCCATATTAGAATGTGGCAATATAGCTAATGCTGCTGCACTTCATTTTACGAGTGTTCAGGAAGCGAAAATTTCAGAAAGATTTGGAGTAGCGACACAAGATTTAGTGATTCCTTTGGGTGTTATTCCTCCTAAGCAAGATGGGGAAAATTTGGTGCGACAGCAGTTTGGTATTGCTGCGAATCTACCGTTAGTGTTGTTTATGTCGCGAATAGATCCAAAAAAGGGTCTGAGTTTATTAATTCCAGCTTTGGAAAAGCTTTTAGCTGAAGGGTTAAATTTTCACTTTGTTTTAGCTGGAACTAATCCCCAAGATCCAGTTTATGAACAAAAAATCAAATCACAGATAGATAATTCTACCTTGCGATCGCACACTTCGATTACTGGTTTTGTCACTGGCGAATTAAAATCTAGTCTACTGCAAGCAGCCGATTTATTTGTCTTGCCTTCATACTACGAAAATTTTGGTATCGCTGTCGCTGAAGCAATGGTTGCAGGAACACCTGTAGTAATCTCAGATCAAGTACATATTTGCCAACAAGTGCATGAAAGTCAGTCAGGATGGGTAACAACAACAGATGTGCTAGCACTTACTGAGTCACTGCGTACTGCTTTGCAAAATCCTGCGGAATGTCAACGGCGGGGATTAAATGCGAAAGAGTATGCATTGCACAACTATAGTTGGGATGCGATCGCTCGTCAAATAATTCAAGCATACAAGCAAATTTTAGTTAGTAGGTAG